One Azoarcus sp. DN11 DNA segment encodes these proteins:
- the glnE gene encoding bifunctional [glutamate--ammonia ligase]-adenylyl-L-tyrosine phosphorylase/[glutamate--ammonia-ligase] adenylyltransferase, with protein MSDTPEQPSEAICYAATLSRYLQRMLDSRAWLAERLAASLDRPLDADAMQAFMAGSGLDEARLRGTLRNLRTWVMCHLVVRDLNSIADLAEVTETMTVLAEVTIRAAHDVLREALVQRYGAPVSQSGWEQELLVVGMGKLGGRELNVSSDIDLIFIYPEDGDTGGAKVISNFEFFERLGKQLIQALADITEHGQVFRVDMRLRPNGDSGPLVCSFDMLENYFITQGREWERYAWIKARVLAGERFEELEKIARPFIFRKYLDFGAINAMRDLHAQIRREVARRDRANNIKLGPGGIREIEFIAQVFQIIRGGRETQLQIRPTLKVLARLAERGFLAPEAVGELSEAYEFLRRLEHRLQYLDDAQTHDLPGNDEDRARIARGMGFPDFTALLEVIDRHRAAVSRHFEHVFGAPAEEGHTLDSMWAAAGDSSQAEGTLAKLGYRDPPSAARRLAAIRAGNRYQQLPNHIRSRLDALIPRVVEAAATTPDADETLGRCLDLLESISRRGAYLALLQQYPQALRRVADLMSASRWAAQFLIRHPILLDELLDARVLQTAPDWPELRRQIAEAVDAAEPDMERQMDMMREQHHALVFRLLMQDIAGMLTVEKLADHLSALADMMLDLSLPTIWRKIKIRHRDEPRFAVIAYGKLGGKELGYASDLDLVYLHDDDAPEAPEVYTRLGQRLNSWLSSQTAAGIMFETDLRLRPNGEAGMLVSSLDSFRQYQLESAWVWEHQALTRARFAAGDATLGEAFERIRCEVLRQPRDLEKLRADVLEMRHKMRDAHAGKSELFDLKHDHGGLIDVEFLVQYLVLGHAHQYPELTGNLGNIALLRIAGDLGLIPAGHAGRCGDSYRMFRHLQHRQRLNDLPSRVQPLEVAFARESVRRLWHTVFGED; from the coding sequence ATGTCAGACACACCCGAACAGCCCTCCGAAGCAATTTGTTACGCGGCGACGCTGTCGCGCTACCTCCAGCGCATGCTCGACAGCCGCGCCTGGCTCGCCGAACGGCTCGCTGCCTCGCTCGACCGGCCCCTCGACGCGGACGCGATGCAGGCCTTCATGGCCGGCTCCGGGCTCGACGAAGCACGCCTGCGCGGCACGCTGCGCAATCTGCGCACCTGGGTCATGTGCCACCTCGTCGTGCGCGACCTCAACAGCATCGCCGACCTCGCCGAAGTCACCGAAACGATGACCGTGCTGGCCGAGGTCACGATCCGCGCCGCCCACGACGTGCTGCGCGAGGCCCTCGTGCAGCGCTACGGCGCCCCCGTCTCGCAGAGCGGCTGGGAACAGGAGCTGCTCGTCGTCGGCATGGGCAAGCTCGGCGGGCGGGAGCTCAACGTCTCTTCAGACATCGATCTGATCTTTATCTATCCCGAAGACGGCGACACGGGCGGCGCGAAAGTCATCAGCAACTTCGAGTTCTTCGAGCGTCTCGGCAAGCAGCTGATTCAGGCGCTCGCCGACATCACCGAGCACGGGCAGGTCTTCCGCGTCGACATGCGGCTGCGCCCGAACGGCGACTCCGGCCCGCTGGTGTGCTCCTTCGACATGCTGGAGAACTACTTCATCACGCAGGGGCGCGAATGGGAGCGCTACGCGTGGATCAAGGCGCGCGTGCTCGCGGGCGAGCGCTTCGAGGAACTGGAAAAGATCGCCCGCCCCTTCATCTTCCGCAAATACCTCGACTTCGGCGCCATCAACGCGATGCGCGACCTGCACGCGCAGATCCGCCGCGAAGTCGCGCGCCGCGACCGCGCCAACAACATCAAGCTGGGCCCGGGCGGCATCCGCGAGATCGAGTTCATCGCCCAGGTGTTCCAGATCATCCGCGGCGGACGCGAAACGCAGCTGCAGATCCGCCCGACGCTGAAAGTGCTCGCGCGCCTGGCCGAACGCGGCTTCCTCGCGCCCGAGGCGGTCGGCGAACTCAGCGAGGCCTACGAATTCCTGCGCCGCCTCGAGCATCGCCTGCAATACCTCGACGACGCACAGACGCACGACCTGCCCGGCAACGACGAGGACCGTGCACGCATCGCCCGCGGCATGGGCTTCCCCGACTTCACCGCCTTGCTCGAAGTCATCGACCGCCACCGCGCTGCGGTGAGCCGCCACTTCGAACATGTGTTCGGCGCCCCGGCCGAAGAAGGCCACACCCTCGACAGCATGTGGGCCGCCGCCGGCGACAGCAGCCAGGCCGAAGGCACGCTTGCCAAGCTCGGCTACCGCGATCCGCCCTCCGCCGCCCGCCGCCTCGCCGCGATCCGCGCCGGCAACCGCTACCAGCAGCTCCCCAACCACATCCGCAGCCGCCTCGACGCGCTGATCCCGCGCGTCGTCGAAGCCGCGGCCACCACGCCCGATGCCGACGAGACGCTCGGGCGCTGCCTCGACCTCCTCGAATCCATCAGCCGCCGCGGCGCCTACCTCGCGCTGCTGCAGCAATACCCGCAGGCGCTGCGCCGCGTGGCCGACCTGATGAGCGCATCGCGCTGGGCCGCGCAGTTCCTCATCCGCCACCCCATCCTGCTCGACGAACTGCTCGATGCGCGCGTGCTGCAGACGGCCCCGGACTGGCCCGAACTGCGCCGCCAGATCGCCGAAGCCGTGGACGCCGCCGAACCCGACATGGAGCGGCAGATGGACATGATGCGCGAACAGCACCACGCGCTCGTGTTCCGGCTGCTGATGCAGGACATCGCCGGCATGCTCACGGTCGAGAAGCTCGCCGACCACCTCTCGGCGCTGGCCGACATGATGCTCGACCTGAGCCTCCCGACGATCTGGCGCAAGATCAAGATCCGCCACCGCGACGAACCCCGGTTCGCCGTGATCGCCTACGGCAAGCTCGGCGGCAAGGAGCTCGGCTACGCCAGCGACCTCGACCTCGTGTACCTGCATGACGACGACGCGCCGGAAGCGCCCGAGGTCTACACCCGCCTCGGCCAGCGCCTCAACTCCTGGCTCTCCAGCCAGACCGCCGCCGGCATCATGTTCGAGACCGACCTGCGCCTGCGCCCGAACGGCGAGGCAGGCATGCTCGTGAGCTCGCTCGATTCCTTCCGCCAGTACCAGCTCGAATCGGCGTGGGTGTGGGAACACCAGGCGCTGACGCGCGCGCGCTTCGCCGCCGGCGACGCCACGCTCGGCGAAGCCTTCGAACGCATCCGCTGCGAAGTGCTGCGCCAGCCGCGCGACCTCGAGAAGCTGCGCGCGGACGTGCTCGAGATGCGCCACAAGATGCGCGACGCCCACGCGGGCAAGAGCGAACTCTTCGACCTCAAGCACGACCACGGCGGCCTCATCGACGTCGAGTTCCTGGTCCAGTACCTCGTGCTCGGCCACGCCCACCAGTACCCCGAACTCACCGGCAACCTCGGCAACATCGCGCTGCTGCGCATCGCCGGCGACCTCGGCCTGATCCCGGCGGGCCACGCCGGCCGCTGCGGCGACAGCTACCGCATGTTCCGTCACCTGCAGCACCGCCAGCGCCTCAACGACCTGCCCTCGCGCGTCCAGCCGCTGGAAGTCGCGTTCGCCCGCGAATCGGTGCGCCGGCTGTGGCACACGGTGTTCGGCGAGGACTGA
- a CDS encoding YhdP family protein, translating to MMSAARRGRAWRVLSIALLVAWFVLGTGFLLVREVLVPRVGEFRQELAEAISVAAGLPVSIEGLSADLRGLRPRLHLAGFELKDREGRPALHLDSVDATLSWWSLLRAEPHFHRIEVRNPVLALRRDLDGAIYIAGIRIDEEETPDRSFADWLFAQREIVIRDASLGWTDAMRGAPELSLAGVQFRLLRSGPRYRFAFQAQAPAELAPMIEVRGDLASRTPADPSSWMGQVYVAADQASLGGWRTWVDYPVALAGRGGVRAWVGLGEGRLDSLAVNLALADVYTRLGDDLPVLELANVRGRLVGRRTAEGMEFSARGLELATRDGLAIAPTDLDLTLHGANDGPPDAGKFTSSRLDFRVLGSLAAHLPFDPAVRQRIGAFAPQGTLDDLRLEWRGALDKLEAWKVRARFAGIGLNPHGAVPGLSGMSGDIEGDERAGRFRIAGQDAALELPAVFPQPRIGFSTLRADGRWTHGADGRLEIALDSANFDNPDASGSASGRYWPATGSAGEIDLSARLTRAESGAVWRYLPHVVNEDTRTWLRHSIVGGRVPDARLRLKGKLEDFPFRNGKSGQFLVTTRVFGARLDYAEDWPSITNIDGEVRFEGAGMRITADRARIFGVGLANVVAEVPDLDAPGGAIMSIHGRAAGPTADFLRFVSESPVSGRIDGFTDAMRAEGTGVLDLKLVLPLNEMDSSTVKGEYRFTANRLTVVDALAPLTEASGVVRFTENDLTIPEARARLYGEPMRLVASTGKDGSVLFEASGGLKVQALREAHDLPGLDHLSGGTDWKANIDVREQGTRVVVASNLVGVASSLPLPMNKSAAVTWPLRVTLDFPAGDKPESVRVALDGRGELQLERRRAGDGWGAVRGGMGLLAATPDSDAGVAIAAKLDELDVDAWRKVFDAANAGESGDAERRGPITVAAVDLRAKRLSGFGHEITDAHLNARADDGGWKGRIESREAEGDFDWRESGDGTLRARLKRLVLGASHDAAAEPAASADTAAEPDEAPRRLPALDVVVDRFSLRGMEFGRLELQAQNQGGMWHLDSVSLANADGKLSGSGLWRPGVRPQTDLDFRLEARDIGQLAKRLGYGDVVRGGKAVLAGKLAWRGAPTRIHYPSLTGTMTVAAEGGQFRQLEPGVGRLLGVLSLQALPRRLTLDFRDVFSEGFAFDSISGSIKAAAGQLRTDDLRIRGPAARVRMSGSVDIEDETQDLRVTVQPTLSESVAIGTAAGLINPVAGVVAYVAQKALSDPIEKMFAFSYAITGNWADPKVEKLSAAGPGTAESSKQE from the coding sequence ATGATGTCCGCCGCGCGCCGCGGGCGGGCATGGCGCGTGCTGTCGATCGCCTTGCTGGTGGCATGGTTCGTCCTCGGCACGGGTTTCCTGCTCGTGCGCGAAGTGCTGGTGCCACGTGTCGGCGAGTTCCGCCAGGAGCTGGCCGAGGCGATCTCGGTGGCGGCGGGCCTGCCGGTGTCGATCGAGGGCCTGTCGGCCGACCTGCGGGGGCTGCGCCCGCGCCTGCATCTGGCCGGCTTCGAGCTCAAGGACCGCGAGGGACGCCCGGCCCTGCATCTCGACAGCGTCGATGCGACGCTGTCGTGGTGGTCGCTGCTGCGCGCCGAGCCGCATTTCCATCGCATCGAGGTGAGGAACCCCGTCCTGGCCCTGCGGCGCGACCTGGACGGCGCGATCTACATCGCCGGCATCCGCATCGATGAGGAGGAGACCCCCGACCGCAGTTTCGCCGACTGGCTGTTCGCGCAACGCGAGATCGTCATCCGCGACGCGAGCCTGGGCTGGACCGATGCGATGCGCGGCGCGCCGGAACTGAGTCTCGCCGGCGTGCAGTTCCGCTTGCTGCGCAGCGGTCCGCGCTATCGCTTCGCGTTCCAGGCGCAGGCGCCGGCCGAACTGGCGCCGATGATCGAAGTGCGGGGCGACCTTGCCAGCCGCACGCCGGCCGATCCGTCGTCGTGGATGGGGCAGGTGTATGTCGCCGCGGACCAGGCGAGCCTGGGCGGCTGGCGGACCTGGGTCGATTATCCGGTGGCGCTGGCGGGGCGGGGGGGCGTGCGGGCCTGGGTGGGACTGGGCGAGGGGCGCCTCGATTCGCTGGCGGTCAATCTGGCATTGGCCGACGTGTACACGCGCCTGGGCGATGATCTGCCGGTGCTCGAACTCGCGAACGTGCGCGGACGGCTCGTGGGGCGGCGCACGGCCGAGGGCATGGAGTTTTCCGCCCGCGGGCTCGAACTCGCGACCAGGGACGGCCTCGCGATCGCGCCGACGGACCTGGACCTGACCTTGCACGGCGCCAACGACGGTCCGCCGGATGCGGGGAAGTTCACGAGCAGCCGGCTCGATTTCAGGGTGTTGGGCAGCCTCGCCGCCCACCTGCCTTTCGATCCCGCCGTGCGGCAACGCATCGGTGCGTTCGCGCCGCAGGGCACGCTCGATGACCTGCGGCTCGAATGGCGCGGCGCCCTCGACAAGCTGGAGGCGTGGAAGGTCCGCGCGCGCTTCGCGGGCATCGGGCTCAATCCGCACGGTGCCGTTCCCGGCCTCTCGGGCATGTCGGGCGACATCGAAGGCGACGAGCGCGCCGGCCGCTTCCGCATCGCCGGGCAGGACGCCGCGCTGGAACTGCCTGCGGTCTTCCCCCAACCGCGGATCGGTTTCTCGACCCTGCGTGCCGACGGGCGCTGGACGCACGGAGCCGACGGCCGGCTCGAGATCGCGCTCGACAGTGCGAACTTCGACAACCCCGATGCGTCCGGGTCTGCGTCCGGGCGTTACTGGCCGGCGACCGGAAGCGCCGGGGAGATCGACCTGAGCGCCCGCCTCACGCGCGCCGAAAGTGGTGCCGTGTGGCGCTACCTGCCCCACGTCGTGAATGAGGACACGCGCACATGGCTGCGGCACAGCATCGTCGGCGGCAGGGTGCCCGATGCGCGCCTGCGCCTGAAGGGCAAGCTCGAGGATTTCCCGTTCCGTAACGGCAAGTCGGGCCAGTTCCTCGTGACGACCCGCGTCTTCGGCGCGCGCCTGGACTACGCGGAGGATTGGCCGTCGATCACGAACATCGACGGCGAAGTGCGCTTCGAGGGGGCGGGGATGCGCATCACGGCCGATCGTGCGCGCATCTTCGGGGTCGGGCTCGCGAACGTCGTGGCCGAGGTACCGGACCTCGACGCTCCGGGCGGCGCGATCATGAGCATCCACGGCCGGGCGGCGGGGCCGACGGCCGACTTCCTGCGCTTCGTGTCGGAAAGCCCGGTGTCGGGCCGCATCGACGGCTTCACCGATGCGATGCGGGCCGAAGGCACCGGTGTGCTCGACCTGAAGCTGGTGCTGCCGTTGAACGAGATGGACTCCAGCACCGTGAAGGGCGAGTACCGTTTCACGGCCAATCGGCTGACCGTGGTGGATGCCTTGGCGCCCCTGACCGAGGCGAGCGGTGTCGTGCGCTTCACCGAGAACGATCTGACGATCCCGGAAGCGCGTGCCCGCCTCTATGGCGAGCCGATGCGGCTCGTGGCGAGCACGGGGAAGGATGGCAGCGTCTTGTTCGAGGCCTCCGGCGGCCTGAAGGTTCAGGCCCTGCGGGAGGCCCACGACCTGCCGGGGCTGGACCACCTTTCCGGCGGGACGGACTGGAAGGCGAACATCGACGTGCGCGAGCAGGGCACGCGGGTGGTGGTCGCTTCGAATCTGGTCGGCGTGGCGTCGAGCCTGCCCCTGCCGATGAACAAGAGCGCCGCGGTGACCTGGCCGCTGCGCGTGACGCTGGATTTCCCCGCCGGCGACAAGCCCGAGAGCGTGCGTGTCGCGCTCGACGGCCGGGGCGAACTGCAGCTCGAGCGCCGGCGTGCCGGCGACGGCTGGGGGGCGGTGCGCGGCGGCATGGGCTTGCTGGCCGCCACGCCCGACTCCGATGCCGGCGTGGCGATCGCGGCGAAGCTGGACGAACTCGATGTGGATGCCTGGCGCAAGGTATTCGATGCCGCGAACGCCGGGGAATCCGGGGACGCGGAGCGGCGCGGGCCGATCACGGTCGCCGCGGTCGACCTGCGCGCGAAGCGCCTGTCCGGCTTCGGCCACGAGATCACCGACGCGCACCTGAACGCGCGCGCGGACGACGGAGGCTGGAAAGGGCGGATCGAGAGCCGTGAAGCGGAAGGGGATTTCGACTGGCGCGAAAGCGGCGACGGCACCTTGCGCGCGCGCCTGAAACGCCTCGTGCTCGGCGCCAGCCACGATGCCGCCGCCGAGCCCGCCGCGAGCGCGGACACGGCCGCGGAACCGGATGAGGCGCCACGGCGCCTGCCCGCGCTCGACGTCGTCGTCGACCGCTTCTCGCTACGCGGCATGGAGTTCGGCCGCCTCGAGCTGCAGGCGCAGAATCAGGGCGGGATGTGGCACCTCGATTCGGTGTCGCTGGCGAACGCCGACGGCAAGCTGAGCGGGTCCGGCCTGTGGCGCCCCGGCGTGCGTCCGCAGACGGATCTCGACTTCCGCCTCGAGGCGCGCGACATCGGGCAGCTGGCCAAGCGGCTCGGGTACGGCGACGTCGTGCGCGGCGGCAAGGCGGTGCTCGCGGGCAAGCTCGCCTGGCGCGGGGCGCCGACGCGCATCCACTATCCGTCGCTGACCGGCACGATGACGGTCGCGGCCGAGGGCGGGCAGTTCCGCCAGCTCGAACCCGGCGTGGGGCGCCTGCTCGGCGTGCTCAGCCTGCAGGCGCTGCCGCGGCGTCTCACGCTGGACTTCCGCGACGTGTTCAGCGAAGGATTCGCCTTCGACAGCATTTCCGGTAGCATCAAGGCAGCGGCAGGCCAGCTGCGCACCGACGACCTGCGTATCCGCGGACCCGCGGCCAGGGTGCGGATGAGCGGGTCGGTCGATATCGAGGACGAGACGCAGGATCTGCGCGTGACGGTGCAGCCGACGCTGTCCGAATCGGTGGCGATCGGCACGGCCGCCGGGCTCATCAACCCGGTCGCGGGGGTGGTGGCTTACGTCGCGCAGAAAGCGCTGAGCGATCCGATCGAGAAGATGTTCGCGTTCAGCTACGCGATCACCGGCAACTGGGCCGATCCGAAAGTCGAGAAACTCTCCGCCGCGGGCCCCGGCACGGCGGAGTCATCGAAGCAGGAGTGA
- a CDS encoding carbon-nitrogen hydrolase family protein produces MNRPPVRIAAIQTVSGPDVGDNLRVAGERVAEAAAAGAKLVALPEYFPLITADETAKVAIREADGSGPIQDFMRETAARHGVWLVGGTIPLVAESDAKVRNSTLVFDERGERVARYDKIHLFGFQKGTERYDEAATIEAGREVVTFDAPCGRVGLSVCYDLRFPELFRAMGTVDLIILPSAFTYTTGRDHWEVLLRARAIENQCYVMAPAQGGRHPSGRVTWGHTLIADPWGAVLACRDEGPGVVCADVDPARIAAVRESLPALRHRCLGIAEA; encoded by the coding sequence TTGAACCGTCCCCCCGTGCGCATCGCCGCGATCCAGACCGTGTCCGGCCCTGACGTCGGCGACAACCTGCGCGTCGCCGGCGAACGGGTTGCCGAGGCGGCTGCCGCGGGGGCGAAGCTCGTCGCCCTGCCCGAATACTTTCCCCTCATCACCGCCGACGAGACCGCGAAGGTCGCGATCCGCGAAGCGGACGGCAGCGGCCCGATCCAGGACTTCATGCGCGAGACCGCCGCACGCCACGGCGTGTGGCTCGTCGGCGGCACGATCCCGCTGGTCGCCGAATCGGACGCCAAGGTGCGCAATTCGACGCTGGTGTTCGATGAGCGCGGCGAGCGCGTCGCGCGCTACGACAAGATCCACCTCTTCGGCTTCCAGAAGGGCACCGAGCGTTACGACGAGGCTGCGACGATCGAGGCGGGTCGCGAGGTGGTCACCTTTGACGCCCCCTGCGGCCGCGTGGGCCTGTCGGTGTGCTACGACCTGCGCTTTCCCGAACTCTTCCGCGCGATGGGCACGGTCGATCTCATCATCCTGCCTTCGGCCTTCACCTACACCACCGGCCGCGACCACTGGGAAGTGCTGCTGCGCGCGCGCGCGATCGAGAACCAGTGCTACGTGATGGCGCCGGCGCAGGGCGGACGTCACCCGAGCGGGCGCGTCACCTGGGGCCACACGCTGATCGCCGATCCGTGGGGCGCAGTCCTCGCGTGCCGCGACGAGGGGCCGGGCGTCGTGTGCGCCGATGTCGACCCCGCGCGCATCGCCGCCGTGCGCGAAAGCCTGCCCGCGCTGCGCCACCGCTGCCTCGGCATCGCCGAAGCCTGA
- the tldD gene encoding metalloprotease TldD, which translates to MSRAQNPLKVADRYLLNPYDLGEAELEKVFRKLMRHRLDYADLYFQYHRSEGWSLEEGIVKSGSFNIEQGVGVRAISGEKTAFAYSDDISLAALTSAAEATRAIAEAGGRRSVAIAPHGGKSRLYRGDDPLASLDDTAKVKLLERLEGFARGEDPRVTQVMAHIAGSWEVVLVARSDGHMAADVRPLVRVSVTVIMEDKGLREQGSAGGGGRFDYGYFDDARLQEYARAAVHQARTNLAAAPAPAGTMSVVLGPGWPGILLHEAIGHGLEGDFNRKGSSAFSGRMGQQVAAKGVTVVDDGTLPDRRGSLTIDDEGNPTERTVLIEDGILTGYMQDTMNARLMGVKPTGNGRRESFAHLPLPRMTNTYMLNGDKAPEEIIKSVKKGLYAVNFGGGQVDITSGKFVFSTAEAYLIENGKVTRPVKGATLIGNGPDALTRVSMIGNDMALDPGVGTCGKDGQSVPVGVGQPTLRLDGLTVGGTA; encoded by the coding sequence ATGAGCCGAGCACAGAACCCCCTCAAGGTCGCCGACCGCTACCTCCTCAACCCCTACGATCTGGGCGAGGCGGAACTCGAGAAGGTGTTCCGCAAGCTGATGCGCCATCGCCTCGATTACGCCGACCTGTACTTCCAGTACCACCGCTCCGAGGGCTGGAGCCTCGAGGAAGGCATCGTCAAGTCGGGCAGCTTCAACATCGAGCAGGGCGTCGGCGTGCGCGCAATCAGCGGCGAGAAGACCGCCTTCGCCTATTCCGACGACATCTCGCTGGCGGCGCTCACGTCGGCCGCCGAAGCGACGCGGGCGATCGCCGAGGCGGGCGGGCGGCGCAGCGTCGCGATCGCCCCGCACGGCGGCAAGTCGCGCCTGTACCGCGGCGACGACCCGCTCGCCTCGCTCGACGACACCGCCAAGGTGAAGCTCCTCGAACGCCTCGAAGGCTTCGCGCGCGGCGAGGACCCGCGCGTCACGCAGGTCATGGCGCACATCGCCGGCTCGTGGGAAGTGGTGCTCGTCGCGCGCAGCGATGGCCACATGGCGGCCGACGTGCGCCCGCTCGTGCGCGTGTCGGTCACCGTGATCATGGAAGACAAGGGCCTGCGCGAGCAGGGCAGCGCGGGCGGGGGCGGGCGCTTCGATTACGGCTACTTCGACGACGCGCGCCTGCAGGAATACGCGCGCGCGGCCGTCCATCAGGCGCGCACGAACCTCGCCGCCGCCCCCGCGCCGGCCGGCACGATGAGCGTCGTGCTCGGCCCTGGCTGGCCCGGCATCCTGCTGCATGAGGCGATCGGCCACGGCCTCGAGGGCGACTTCAACCGCAAGGGCAGTTCCGCCTTCTCCGGGCGCATGGGCCAGCAGGTCGCGGCGAAGGGCGTCACCGTCGTCGATGACGGCACGCTGCCGGATCGCCGCGGCTCGCTGACGATCGACGACGAGGGCAATCCGACCGAGCGCACCGTGCTGATCGAGGACGGCATCCTCACCGGCTACATGCAGGACACGATGAACGCGCGGCTGATGGGCGTGAAGCCCACCGGCAACGGCCGGCGCGAGTCCTTCGCCCACCTGCCGCTGCCGCGCATGACCAACACCTACATGCTGAACGGCGACAAGGCGCCCGAGGAGATCATCAAGTCGGTGAAGAAGGGCCTGTACGCGGTGAACTTCGGCGGCGGGCAGGTGGACATCACCTCGGGCAAGTTCGTGTTCTCGACGGCCGAGGCCTACCTCATCGAGAACGGCAAGGTGACCCGCCCGGTGAAGGGGGCGACGCTGATCGGCAACGGCCCGGATGCGCTCACGCGCGTGTCGATGATCGGCAACGACATGGCGCTGGACCCCGGCGTCGGCACCTGCGGCAAGGACGGCCAGAGCGTGCCGGTCGGGGTTGGCCAGCCCACGCTGCGGCTCGACGGGCTGACCGTCGGCGGCACCGCCTGA
- a CDS encoding BON domain-containing protein — protein sequence MITRQNIVSVLTTSALAFGIGAPARAESLLAVAQATAAVARDEHDQNLQREIKSAIGADPELRATHIAVSAHAGRVTLAGVVVNDEQRTRAQRTAQGVRGVSAVENALEVAER from the coding sequence ATGATCACGCGCCAGAACATCGTCTCCGTCCTCACCACCAGCGCCCTCGCCTTCGGCATCGGCGCACCGGCCCGCGCGGAAAGCCTGCTGGCCGTCGCGCAGGCAACCGCAGCCGTGGCGCGCGACGAACACGACCAGAACCTGCAGCGCGAGATCAAGTCGGCAATCGGCGCCGATCCGGAACTGCGCGCGACGCACATCGCGGTCTCGGCGCATGCGGGTCGCGTGACGCTGGCCGGTGTCGTCGTCAATGACGAGCAGCGCACCCGCGCCCAGCGCACCGCGCAGGGCGTGCGCGGCGTGAGTGCCGTCGAGAACGCGCTCGAAGTGGCGGAACGTTGA
- a CDS encoding sigma 54-interacting transcriptional regulator — translation MRTSQTTAGGAVTTQGGAHLLLVDDDADLLRLLSMRLGASGYRVSTAESAEAALACLAVERFGLVVSDVRLPDRDGLQLFEEIRQIWPALPVILLTAHGTIPDAVEATSRGVFGYLTKPFDSKALLDKIVQALQIAGTAHAGEERTAAGWRDDIISHSARMATVLDEALLVAASDASILIRGDSGTGKELLAHAIHNASPRADKPFIAINCGAIPEQLLESELFGHMKGAFTGAATSHTGLFQAADGGTIFLDEIGDMPLALQVKLLRVLQERAVRPVGASRALEIDVRILSATHRDLESALTEGAFREDLFYRLNVVSLTLPTLDERREDIPLLANHFLHGLARKYQKRLRGFAPDALEALTTAAWPGNIRQLQNVVEQACALATTPLIPVTLVERALRGPSIEALSYAEAKLRFERNYLIQLLKLTDGNVSDAARLADRNRTEFYRLLQRHSLTPSLFRAETADVARERQQEFI, via the coding sequence ATGAGGACGAGCCAGACCACTGCCGGCGGGGCCGTGACGACGCAGGGCGGTGCCCACCTGTTGCTTGTTGACGACGACGCCGATCTGCTGCGGCTGCTGTCGATGCGACTGGGCGCGAGCGGATATCGCGTCAGTACCGCGGAAAGCGCCGAAGCCGCGCTGGCTTGCCTGGCGGTGGAGCGCTTCGGGCTGGTGGTCAGCGACGTGCGCCTGCCCGACCGCGACGGGCTGCAGCTCTTCGAGGAGATCCGCCAGATCTGGCCGGCGCTGCCGGTGATCCTGCTGACCGCGCACGGCACCATCCCGGATGCCGTGGAGGCGACCTCGCGCGGGGTGTTCGGCTATCTGACCAAGCCGTTCGACAGCAAGGCCTTGCTCGACAAGATCGTGCAGGCGCTGCAGATCGCCGGCACCGCCCATGCCGGCGAGGAGCGCACGGCCGCCGGCTGGCGCGACGACATCATCAGCCACAGCGCCCGCATGGCGACGGTGCTGGACGAGGCGCTGCTCGTGGCCGCCTCCGACGCCAGCATCCTGATCCGCGGCGACAGCGGCACCGGCAAGGAGCTGCTCGCACACGCCATCCACAACGCCAGCCCGCGCGCCGACAAACCCTTCATCGCGATCAACTGCGGCGCGATTCCCGAGCAGCTGCTCGAGTCCGAGCTCTTCGGCCACATGAAGGGCGCGTTCACGGGGGCCGCGACGTCGCACACGGGCCTGTTCCAGGCCGCGGACGGCGGCACGATCTTCCTCGACGAGATCGGCGACATGCCCCTCGCGCTGCAGGTGAAGCTGCTGCGGGTGCTGCAGGAGCGCGCGGTGCGGCCGGTCGGCGCGAGCCGCGCGCTGGAGATCGACGTGCGCATCCTGTCCGCGACGCACCGGGATCTCGAATCGGCCCTGACGGAAGGGGCGTTCCGCGAGGATCTCTTCTACCGCCTCAACGTCGTCAGCCTGACCCTGCCGACGCTGGACGAGCGGCGCGAGGACATCCCGCTGCTGGCGAATCATTTCCTGCACGGCCTGGCGCGCAAGTACCAGAAGCGCCTGCGCGGCTTCGCGCCGGATGCGCTGGAAGCGCTGACGACCGCCGCCTGGCCGGGCAACATCCGTCAGCTGCAGAACGTCGTGGAGCAGGCTTGCGCACTGGCGACGACGCCGCTCATCCCCGTGACGCTGGTCGAGCGCGCGCTGCGCGGCCCCAGCATCGAGGCGCTGAGCTACGCCGAGGCGAAACTGCGCTTCGAGCGCAACTACCTGATCCAGCTGCTCAAGCTCACCGACGGTAACGTCTCCGACGCCGCGCGCCTCGCGGACCGCAACCGCACCGAGTTCTACCGCCTGCTGCAGCGGCACTCGCTCACGCCCAGCCTGTTTCGTGCCGAGACGGCCGACGTCGCCCGCGAGCGACAGCAGGAATTCATCTGA